From the genome of Methylocystis bryophila, one region includes:
- the glnA gene encoding type I glutamate--ammonia ligase produces MSTANDVIKQIKDNDIKYVDFRFTDPRGKWQHVTFDVSVLDADALNEGIAFDGSSIAGWKAINESDMLLMPDFDTATQDPFFAAATLVLVCDVVEPTTGHRYNRDPRGIARKAEDYLKSTGIGDVAYFGPEAEFFVFDDVRFSADPYNTGFTVDSTELPSNSDTAYEGGNLGHRVRTKGGYFPVPPVDSAQDMRGEMLAAMAQMGVAVEKHHHEVASAQHELGLKFASLVTVADHLQIYKYAIHQVANSYGKSATFMPKPVYGDNGSGMHVHQSIWKGGKPVMAGDKYAGLSQECLWYIGGIIKHAKALNAFTNPSTNSYKRLVPGFEAPVLLAYSSRNRSASCRIPYVTSPKAKRIEVRFPDPTANPYLAFAAMLMAGLDGILNKIDPGQPADKDLYDLPPEELKAIPTVCGSLREALDSLKADHDFLTKGDVFSKDFIESYIDLKYQDVYRFEMAPHPVEYDMYYSY; encoded by the coding sequence ATGAGCACCGCAAACGACGTCATCAAGCAGATCAAAGACAACGACATTAAATATGTCGATTTCCGCTTCACCGACCCGCGCGGCAAGTGGCAGCATGTGACTTTCGACGTTTCCGTCCTCGACGCCGACGCGCTGAACGAGGGGATCGCCTTCGACGGCTCCTCGATCGCCGGCTGGAAGGCGATCAACGAGTCCGACATGCTGCTCATGCCGGATTTCGACACTGCGACGCAGGACCCCTTCTTCGCTGCTGCGACGCTCGTGCTCGTCTGCGACGTCGTCGAGCCGACCACCGGCCATCGCTATAACCGCGATCCGCGCGGCATCGCCCGCAAGGCCGAGGACTATCTGAAGTCGACCGGCATTGGCGACGTCGCCTATTTCGGCCCCGAGGCCGAATTCTTCGTCTTCGACGACGTGCGCTTCTCCGCCGATCCCTACAACACCGGCTTCACCGTCGACTCGACGGAGCTCCCGAGCAATTCCGACACGGCCTATGAGGGCGGCAACCTCGGCCACCGCGTGCGCACCAAGGGCGGCTATTTCCCGGTTCCGCCGGTCGACTCGGCGCAGGACATGCGCGGCGAGATGCTCGCGGCGATGGCGCAGATGGGCGTCGCGGTGGAAAAGCACCACCATGAGGTCGCTTCCGCGCAGCACGAGCTGGGCCTGAAGTTCGCCTCCCTGGTCACGGTCGCCGACCACCTGCAGATCTACAAATATGCGATCCATCAGGTCGCCAATTCCTACGGCAAGTCGGCGACCTTCATGCCGAAGCCGGTTTACGGCGACAACGGCTCGGGCATGCACGTGCATCAGTCGATCTGGAAGGGCGGCAAGCCGGTGATGGCCGGCGACAAATACGCCGGGCTCAGCCAGGAGTGCCTGTGGTATATCGGCGGCATCATCAAGCACGCCAAGGCGCTCAACGCCTTCACCAATCCCTCGACGAACTCCTACAAGCGTCTCGTCCCGGGCTTTGAGGCGCCGGTGCTGCTCGCCTATTCGTCGCGCAACCGTTCGGCCTCTTGCCGTATCCCCTATGTGACGAGCCCGAAGGCGAAGCGCATCGAGGTGCGTTTCCCCGATCCGACCGCGAATCCCTATCTCGCCTTCGCGGCGATGCTGATGGCCGGTCTCGACGGCATCCTGAACAAGATCGATCCGGGCCAGCCGGCCGACAAGGACCTCTACGACCTGCCGCCGGAAGAGCTGAAGGCGATCCCGACGGTTTGCGGCTCGCTGCGCGAGGCGTTGGACAGCCTGAAGGCCGACCACGACTTCCTCACCAAGGGCGACGTGTTCAGCAAGGACTTCATCGAGAGCTACATCGACCTGAAGTATCAGGACGTCTATCGCTTCGAGATGGCGCCGCATCCGGTCGAGTACGACATGTATTACAGCTACTGA
- a CDS encoding DUF1963 domain-containing protein — MYLDTPENRELDAFLASLRAPAILLHRPYPPVGLPKVRSRLGGLPCLPDGVDWPIGEGYEGATPLHFLAQIDCSELPPIDARLPKSGMLFFFARDDEEQIWGQTDDPAADGRVIFAPDAELCNSERPAPIDLPPIRDACGGGYDRPWLLPGEIGTAIHWAWPLVALPLDTWPDSSALDHRFGATFQRRVNILRTAALLMATETPTCSKDSPDWEAKSLPYRPQVHPIHGSQFPPVGIFIERTARLIYGYLIERTKGETSSVAGVIHEAQRWMAFGKDTFSSIVPPQRVENFADWIASLSIARPDDPHRSTSPSASYNAWFNSPLASLRREMGRLLSFARPVGLHSSTTHSAAYSAWFDSPLVSLRREMGRLLTIAAEETIRAAATRPSIAEALTSRFFDCMETEFLEVYQGKSLDNAAKCSHWHFEPRFHQMLGHAPSSQRAMRTDAKTVCLLQLATDCGAGMSFGDMGEATFWIKEEDLIERRFDRAWVALEGH, encoded by the coding sequence ATGTACCTAGATACGCCGGAGAATCGAGAGCTCGACGCTTTTCTGGCTTCCTTGCGCGCTCCCGCGATCCTGCTGCATCGCCCCTACCCTCCTGTGGGACTGCCGAAGGTTCGAAGCCGTTTGGGCGGCTTGCCCTGCCTCCCCGACGGAGTCGACTGGCCCATAGGCGAAGGTTACGAAGGCGCGACACCTTTGCATTTTCTCGCGCAGATCGACTGTTCCGAACTGCCTCCGATCGACGCCCGATTGCCAAAATCTGGCATGCTGTTTTTCTTCGCGCGCGACGATGAGGAGCAGATTTGGGGCCAAACTGATGACCCGGCGGCTGACGGACGCGTCATTTTTGCGCCGGACGCGGAGCTCTGTAATAGTGAGAGACCTGCTCCGATAGACTTACCTCCCATCCGCGATGCTTGCGGAGGAGGATATGATCGTCCTTGGCTTTTGCCTGGCGAAATCGGAACAGCGATTCATTGGGCTTGGCCGCTTGTCGCCCTGCCGCTGGACACCTGGCCAGATTCCTCCGCCTTGGACCATCGTTTTGGCGCGACATTCCAGCGGAGGGTGAACATTTTGCGCACAGCCGCGCTGTTGATGGCGACCGAAACGCCGACCTGCTCGAAGGACAGTCCGGATTGGGAAGCAAAAAGCCTCCCCTACAGACCGCAAGTGCACCCGATTCATGGCTCGCAATTCCCGCCGGTCGGAATCTTCATCGAACGAACGGCCCGGCTAATTTACGGGTACCTGATTGAGCGGACGAAGGGCGAAACCTCTAGTGTCGCGGGGGTAATCCATGAGGCGCAGCGCTGGATGGCTTTCGGAAAGGACACATTCAGCTCGATCGTGCCGCCGCAGCGCGTGGAAAATTTCGCGGATTGGATCGCCTCACTCTCGATTGCGCGCCCGGATGATCCGCACCGCTCGACATCGCCTTCGGCCTCCTACAACGCATGGTTCAATTCGCCGTTGGCGAGTCTCCGAAGAGAAATGGGCCGCTTGCTCTCCTTTGCGCGTCCAGTTGGTCTGCACAGCTCAACGACGCATTCGGCCGCCTACAGCGCGTGGTTCGACTCGCCGCTGGTGAGCCTCCGCAGAGAAATGGGCCGCTTGCTCACCATCGCAGCGGAGGAGACGATACGCGCCGCCGCAACGCGTCCTTCTATCGCCGAAGCGCTCACTTCACGTTTCTTCGACTGCATGGAAACTGAATTCCTTGAAGTGTACCAGGGGAAGAGCCTCGATAACGCGGCGAAGTGCTCCCATTGGCATTTCGAACCGCGTTTCCATCAAATGTTGGGCCATGCTCCGTCGAGTCAGCGCGCTATGCGAACTGACGCAAAAACCGTCTGTCTGTTGCAACTTGCGACCGACTGCGGTGCGGGAATGAGTTTCGGCGACATGGGCGAGGCCACGTTTTGGATCAAGGAAGAGGACTTGATCGAACGACGCTTCGATCGGGCTTGGGTAGCGCTGGAAGGACACTAG
- a CDS encoding class I SAM-dependent methyltransferase, which produces MSYSQQSARTPLADAVRFLGQWARNPFLMGAVAPSGPALAKAMANCVDPEREGPVVELGPGTGPVTQALLARVPRERLLLVEYEAKFCDLLATRYPGVKILQGDAYDLKKTLEGHLSGPPAAIVSSLPLLVRPEGDRVRLLAQAFELMGPEGVMIQFTYGATSPIPLDAPELEGAFVAKGSAPILLNFPPARVWRFLRETRPA; this is translated from the coding sequence GTGTCTTATAGTCAGCAGTCCGCTCGCACGCCTCTCGCCGACGCCGTGCGCTTCCTCGGCCAATGGGCGAGGAACCCTTTCCTCATGGGGGCCGTGGCGCCGTCGGGTCCGGCCCTCGCCAAGGCGATGGCGAATTGCGTCGATCCGGAGCGCGAAGGGCCCGTGGTCGAGCTTGGACCTGGGACCGGTCCCGTCACGCAAGCCCTGCTGGCTCGCGTGCCGCGCGAACGGCTGCTGCTCGTCGAATATGAAGCGAAGTTCTGCGATCTCCTTGCGACGCGCTACCCGGGCGTGAAGATTCTGCAGGGCGACGCCTATGATTTGAAGAAAACCCTCGAGGGGCATCTTTCGGGACCGCCGGCCGCGATCGTCTCGAGCCTGCCGCTCTTGGTGCGTCCAGAAGGCGATCGCGTCCGCTTGCTGGCGCAGGCCTTCGAGCTGATGGGGCCAGAAGGCGTCATGATCCAGTTTACCTATGGCGCCACCTCGCCCATTCCCTTGGACGCCCCGGAGCTCGAAGGCGCCTTCGTCGCCAAAGGCTCGGCGCCGATCCTGCTCAACTTTCCGCCCGCGCGCGTCTGGCGCTTTTTGCGCGAGACGCGGCCGGCATGA
- the hpnC gene encoding squalene synthase HpnC produces the protein MTSANTIEIAQTASGKTHRDENFPVASVLIAPRFRAPILAFYNFVRAADDISDHASLTPQEKLALLDRLEAALLGRGPDEEPARALREELDRRSLSPQHACDLVTAFRRDVTQLRYRDWDDLIDYCRYSAMPVGRFVLDAHGEDAAATWPANDALCAALQIINHLQDCGKDYRNLDRVYLPQDTLSECGASVETLGEAKAPAPLRSALQRLASRTDDLLKEARPFADRIQNLRLAMEVGAIQNLAEKLTDRLLVADPLSEKVHAGKSAFLLASARGAALVVLRRLMRGKLGVLS, from the coding sequence ATGACGAGCGCAAATACGATCGAAATCGCCCAGACCGCTTCCGGCAAGACGCATCGCGACGAGAATTTTCCCGTCGCTTCGGTTCTGATCGCGCCGCGTTTTCGCGCGCCGATTCTCGCCTTCTATAATTTCGTGCGCGCGGCCGACGACATCTCCGACCATGCGTCGCTGACGCCGCAAGAAAAGCTCGCGCTGCTCGATCGGCTCGAGGCGGCGCTCTTAGGGCGCGGGCCGGATGAAGAGCCGGCGCGGGCCTTGCGCGAGGAGCTCGACCGGCGATCGCTTTCTCCGCAGCACGCCTGCGATCTCGTGACCGCGTTCCGCCGCGACGTGACGCAATTGCGTTATCGCGACTGGGACGATCTCATCGACTATTGCCGCTATTCGGCTATGCCGGTCGGTCGCTTCGTGCTCGACGCGCATGGCGAGGACGCCGCCGCGACTTGGCCCGCCAATGACGCGCTCTGCGCGGCGTTGCAGATCATCAACCACCTTCAGGACTGCGGCAAGGATTACCGCAATCTCGATCGCGTCTATCTCCCGCAGGATACGCTCAGCGAGTGTGGCGCGAGCGTCGAGACGCTCGGCGAGGCGAAAGCCCCGGCGCCTTTGCGCAGCGCCTTGCAACGGCTCGCCTCGCGCACGGATGATTTGCTGAAGGAAGCGCGGCCCTTTGCCGACCGCATTCAAAATCTGCGGCTGGCGATGGAGGTCGGCGCGATACAAAACCTCGCCGAAAAGCTCACCGACCGCCTGCTCGTCGCCGACCCGCTGAGCGAAAAAGTGCATGCGGGCAAGTCGGCGTTCCTGCTGGCGAGCGCGCGAGGGGCGGCCTTGGTGGTGCTGCGGCGGCTGATGCGCGGAAAGCTTGGAGTCCTCTCGTGA
- the ispG gene encoding flavodoxin-dependent (E)-4-hydroxy-3-methylbut-2-enyl-diphosphate synthase, whose product MLDNPTSLPAPIPAEPAPRRQTCAVTIGAGKGAVTLGGGAPIVVQAMTNTDTADVGSTVAQVAALARAGSELVRVTVDRDEAAAAVPHIREKLDKLGVAVPLIGDFHYIGHKLLKDHPACAEALDKYRINPGNVGFKEKKDKQFGAIVEMAIRHDKAVRIGANWGSLDQALLTELMDINHASPAPLDARAVMREAMARSALLSAQRAEEIGLKREKIVISAKVSAVQDLISVYRMLAARSDYALHLGLTEAGMGSKGVVASSAALGVLLQDGIGDTIRVSLTPEPGGDRTLEVQVAQEILQSMGFRAFVPLVAACPGCGRTTSTVFQELARDIQAHIRERMPHWRAQYPGVENLNVAVMGCIVNGPGESKHADIGISLPGTGETPAAPVFIDGEKAMTLRGEGIAADFVKIVDDYIAKRYGLR is encoded by the coding sequence ATGCTGGACAATCCGACCTCCCTGCCCGCGCCCATCCCGGCCGAGCCCGCCCCGCGCCGGCAAACCTGCGCGGTGACGATCGGCGCCGGAAAGGGCGCGGTGACGCTCGGCGGCGGCGCGCCGATCGTCGTGCAGGCGATGACGAATACGGACACCGCCGACGTCGGCTCGACGGTCGCTCAAGTTGCGGCGCTCGCGCGCGCCGGCTCGGAGCTCGTGCGCGTCACTGTCGACCGCGACGAAGCCGCCGCCGCAGTGCCGCACATCCGCGAGAAGCTCGATAAACTGGGCGTCGCGGTCCCGCTCATCGGCGATTTCCATTACATCGGCCATAAGCTTCTCAAGGACCATCCCGCCTGCGCCGAGGCGCTCGACAAATACCGGATCAATCCGGGCAATGTCGGCTTCAAGGAGAAGAAGGACAAACAGTTCGGCGCCATCGTCGAGATGGCGATCCGCCACGACAAGGCGGTGCGGATCGGCGCCAATTGGGGCTCGCTCGACCAGGCGCTCTTGACCGAGCTGATGGACATCAACCACGCCTCGCCCGCGCCTCTCGACGCGCGCGCCGTCATGCGCGAGGCGATGGCGCGCTCGGCGCTGCTGTCGGCGCAGCGCGCCGAGGAGATCGGGTTGAAGCGCGAGAAGATCGTCATCTCGGCCAAGGTCTCGGCCGTGCAGGATCTCATCTCCGTCTATCGCATGCTCGCGGCGCGCAGCGATTACGCGCTGCATCTCGGCCTCACCGAGGCCGGCATGGGATCGAAAGGCGTCGTCGCCTCCTCCGCGGCGCTGGGCGTGCTCCTGCAGGACGGCATCGGCGACACGATCCGCGTCTCGCTCACGCCAGAGCCCGGCGGCGACCGCACGCTCGAGGTGCAGGTCGCGCAGGAAATCCTGCAGTCCATGGGCTTTCGCGCCTTCGTGCCGCTCGTTGCGGCCTGCCCGGGCTGCGGGCGCACGACCTCGACCGTCTTCCAGGAGCTGGCGCGCGACATTCAGGCGCATATCCGCGAGCGCATGCCGCATTGGCGCGCGCAATATCCCGGCGTCGAAAACCTGAACGTCGCGGTGATGGGATGCATCGTCAACGGACCGGGTGAGTCGAAGCACGCCGATATCGGCATTTCACTACCGGGCACGGGCGAGACGCCCGCCGCGCCCGTCTTCATCGACGGCGAGAAGGCCATGACCTTGCGCGGCGAAGGCATCGCGGCGGATTTCGTGAAGATCGTCGACGACTATATCGCCAAGCGTTACGGGCTGCGGTGA
- the sseA gene encoding 3-mercaptopyruvate sulfurtransferase: MSHNAVDPEKLFVSTEWLAERLEQPDLRIFDASWHMPNAGRNARAEYLEGHIPGAVFFDIDGVADHSTDLPHMLPDPVAFAAAMSEMGFGSGMRAVVYDSLGLFSAPRLWWTLRVFGCSEVAVLAGGLPKWIAEGRPLQQRETPRPKAHFTARLDHALVADARDVLAALESRSAEVVDVRSAERFKGLAAEPRAGLRSGHMPGARNLPWNGLVEKGALKDREALEAEFAAAGFDPNGKVIASCGSGLSAAILSLALAACGHGAATVYDGSWSEWGARADLPVVSGD, encoded by the coding sequence ATGTCGCACAACGCCGTCGATCCCGAAAAACTGTTTGTCTCGACGGAATGGCTTGCGGAGCGCCTCGAACAGCCGGATCTGCGCATTTTTGACGCCTCCTGGCATATGCCCAACGCCGGCCGGAACGCGCGCGCCGAATATCTCGAAGGGCACATCCCCGGCGCCGTCTTTTTCGACATCGACGGCGTCGCCGACCACTCGACCGATCTGCCGCATATGCTCCCCGATCCGGTCGCTTTTGCGGCCGCGATGAGCGAGATGGGCTTTGGCTCCGGCATGCGCGCCGTCGTCTATGACAGCCTCGGCCTCTTCTCGGCGCCCCGCCTATGGTGGACGCTACGGGTTTTCGGCTGCTCGGAGGTTGCAGTTCTCGCGGGCGGCCTGCCGAAATGGATCGCCGAGGGGCGGCCCTTGCAGCAACGCGAGACGCCGAGGCCGAAGGCCCATTTCACGGCGCGCCTCGACCATGCCCTCGTCGCCGATGCGCGCGACGTGCTGGCGGCGCTCGAGAGCCGATCCGCCGAGGTCGTGGACGTGCGCTCGGCGGAGCGGTTCAAGGGCTTGGCGGCGGAGCCGCGGGCAGGCCTGCGTTCCGGCCATATGCCGGGCGCGCGCAATCTCCCGTGGAACGGGCTTGTCGAGAAGGGCGCGCTCAAGGATCGGGAAGCGCTCGAGGCCGAATTCGCGGCCGCCGGCTTCGACCCCAACGGCAAAGTCATCGCGAGCTGCGGCTCGGGGCTCAGCGCCGCGATCTTAAGTCTCGCGCTCGCGGCCTGCGGCCATGGCGCGGCGACCGTCTATGACGGGTCCTGGTCGGAATGGGGAGCGCGCGCCGACCTCCCCGTTGTTTCCGGCGATTGA
- a CDS encoding glycosyltransferase: MHVLAGLSLLVWLYLLAFRGSFWRLTERERDLASPDARKPKGLRVTAITPARDEAQVIEKSLSSLLAQRFGGAFDILLVDDQSADGTADLARACAERLGAADHLSVLRTAGPASGWTGKLSAMNMGLAHVAARGPLPDFLLFCDADIALAPDVLDRLVTGALARDAVLVSLMARLRCESAAERWFVPAFVFFFQMLYPFAWVNDPKRKTAAAAGGVMLVRPQALIRAGGFEAIRDALIDDCALGALMKKEGPIWLGLAEGACSLRAYPEFKDIEAMVVRSAFAELRYSPLRLIGAVVGMGVVYFAPPLILLLGEPLAQAMALAAYALMTAAFMPILRDYGVSRISALALPGVAACYTWFTIESALKFWRGEGGFWKGRLQAPTNRAVER, from the coding sequence ATGCACGTCCTCGCCGGCCTCAGCCTCCTCGTCTGGCTCTATCTTCTCGCCTTTCGGGGGAGCTTCTGGCGCCTCACCGAAAGAGAGCGCGATCTCGCGTCTCCTGACGCGCGCAAGCCGAAGGGCCTGCGCGTCACGGCGATCACGCCAGCGCGCGACGAAGCGCAAGTCATCGAGAAGAGCCTGTCCTCGCTACTTGCGCAGCGTTTCGGCGGCGCTTTCGACATTTTGCTCGTCGACGACCAGAGCGCCGACGGCACGGCTGACCTCGCCCGCGCCTGCGCAGAAAGGCTCGGCGCCGCCGATCATCTCAGCGTGCTCAGGACGGCGGGACCGGCAAGCGGCTGGACGGGCAAGCTTTCGGCGATGAACATGGGTCTGGCGCATGTCGCGGCGCGCGGCCCGCTTCCCGATTTTCTGCTCTTTTGCGACGCCGATATCGCCCTTGCGCCTGACGTTCTGGACCGTCTCGTCACCGGCGCTCTCGCGCGCGACGCAGTCCTCGTCTCGCTCATGGCGCGGCTGCGCTGCGAGAGCGCGGCCGAACGCTGGTTCGTTCCCGCCTTCGTGTTCTTCTTCCAGATGCTCTATCCCTTCGCCTGGGTGAATGATCCGAAGCGGAAAACGGCCGCAGCGGCGGGCGGCGTGATGCTCGTGCGTCCGCAGGCTCTGATTCGAGCCGGCGGGTTCGAGGCGATACGCGACGCCTTGATCGACGATTGCGCGCTCGGCGCGCTAATGAAGAAAGAGGGGCCGATCTGGCTGGGCCTCGCCGAAGGCGCTTGCAGCCTTCGCGCCTATCCGGAATTCAAGGACATAGAAGCGATGGTCGTGCGCTCCGCTTTCGCCGAGCTGCGCTATTCCCCTCTGCGGCTGATTGGCGCGGTCGTCGGCATGGGCGTCGTCTATTTCGCGCCGCCGCTTATTCTCCTCCTGGGTGAGCCCTTGGCGCAGGCTATGGCCTTGGCCGCCTATGCGCTCATGACTGCGGCCTTCATGCCGATTCTGCGCGACTATGGCGTCTCGCGCATCTCAGCTCTCGCCTTGCCGGGCGTCGCCGCCTGCTATACGTGGTTCACGATCGAGTCGGCGTTGAAGTTTTGGAGAGGCGAGGGCGGTTTCTGGAAGGGGCGGCTCCAGGCGCCGACAAATAGGGCCGTTGAGCGATGA
- a CDS encoding P-II family nitrogen regulator produces MKKVEAIIKPFKLDEVKEALQAAGLQGITVTEAKGFGRQKGHTELYRGAEYVVDFLPKVKIEIVLADEAVERAVEAIRKAAQTGRIGDGKIFVSNVEGAIRIRTGETGTDAL; encoded by the coding sequence ATGAAGAAAGTCGAGGCGATCATTAAGCCGTTCAAGCTCGATGAAGTGAAGGAAGCCTTGCAGGCTGCCGGGCTGCAAGGAATCACGGTCACCGAGGCAAAGGGCTTTGGTCGTCAGAAGGGTCACACCGAATTGTACCGCGGCGCGGAATATGTCGTCGATTTCCTTCCCAAGGTGAAAATCGAGATTGTCCTTGCGGACGAGGCAGTCGAGCGCGCGGTCGAGGCCATTCGCAAGGCCGCGCAGACGGGCCGCATCGGAGACGGCAAGATTTTCGTCTCCAATGTCGAAGGCGCGATCCGGATCCGCACGGGCGAGACCGGAACGGACGCGCTCTAG
- the pyrF gene encoding orotidine-5'-phosphate decarboxylase has protein sequence MTARDALIVALDVETVDAARALVEALGDSVGFYKIGLELAFAGGLELAQELKDSGKRVFLDLKLHDIGATVERATRQIARRNVDFLTVHGYEQTMRAAREGAGESGLRILAVTVLTSYDDADLRKAGYAQGVTATVASRATIAREAGVAGLILSPMELSAIRPLVGPQMLLVTPGVRPHGGASNDQKRVASPGEAIGAGADHLVVGRPITRAEHPRKAAEAIVAEIQEALGRRVT, from the coding sequence ATGACGGCGCGCGACGCGCTCATCGTCGCGCTCGACGTCGAAACCGTCGATGCCGCGCGCGCCCTCGTCGAGGCGCTCGGGGATAGCGTCGGCTTCTATAAGATCGGCCTGGAGCTCGCCTTCGCCGGCGGGCTCGAACTCGCGCAGGAGCTGAAAGACTCCGGCAAACGGGTCTTCCTCGATTTGAAGCTCCACGACATTGGGGCGACGGTCGAACGCGCGACGCGTCAGATCGCAAGGCGCAACGTCGATTTTCTCACCGTGCACGGCTATGAGCAGACGATGCGCGCTGCGCGCGAAGGCGCAGGCGAAAGCGGCCTGCGCATCCTCGCGGTGACGGTCCTCACCTCTTACGACGACGCCGATTTGCGCAAGGCGGGATATGCGCAAGGCGTTACGGCGACCGTCGCGAGCCGGGCGACGATCGCGCGAGAGGCTGGCGTCGCGGGGCTCATTCTCTCGCCGATGGAGCTTTCCGCTATTCGCCCGCTGGTCGGACCGCAGATGCTTCTCGTCACGCCTGGCGTGCGCCCGCATGGCGGCGCGTCAAACGATCAGAAACGCGTCGCCTCACCGGGCGAGGCCATCGGCGCTGGCGCGGATCATCTCGTTGTCGGGCGGCCGATCACGCGCGCCGAGCACCCGCGCAAGGCCGCCGAGGCGATCGTCGCGGAGATCCAAGAGGCCTTGGGGCGTCGCGTCACCTGA
- a CDS encoding DUF3108 domain-containing protein — MRLTSLRRMATPRHGAWLAQGAAAGAPLASLRLPLARHACLRAWRRLRLLPPLILAMALMTQASKAENFRAIYGLSLMGMPIGTASANGVLDSRAYKLEIGMRTSGLATLVNSTRGAATATGKFAPDGPSPTTFAHTIANSASEMRTVRMALADKSVRQVEVNPPPWDAAVRLPVTDEQKRRVFDPVSALIMAVPAGEQLIGPSACNRTIPVFDGIARFDVRLSYVETRSVRMRGYAGPVSVCSARYYPISGHRPDSQSTKFMADNREISVWLAPLATARVVFPLRIDLRTAVGMMSIEASEFEFR; from the coding sequence ATGCGCCTGACCTCTCTGCGGCGGATGGCGACGCCGCGCCATGGCGCTTGGCTCGCGCAGGGTGCGGCCGCCGGCGCGCCGCTGGCGTCGCTCCGCCTGCCCCTGGCCCGCCACGCCTGTCTCCGCGCGTGGCGGCGCTTAAGGCTTCTCCCTCCCCTCATCCTCGCGATGGCCCTCATGACTCAGGCGTCAAAGGCAGAGAACTTTCGGGCCATATACGGCCTCAGCCTGATGGGCATGCCGATCGGCACGGCTTCCGCGAACGGCGTCCTCGACTCGCGCGCCTATAAGCTCGAGATCGGCATGCGCACATCCGGCCTCGCCACGCTCGTGAACAGCACGAGGGGCGCCGCCACCGCGACCGGCAAGTTCGCCCCAGACGGCCCCAGCCCCACAACTTTCGCCCACACCATCGCCAATAGCGCAAGCGAGATGCGGACGGTGCGCATGGCGCTCGCCGACAAATCGGTGCGCCAGGTCGAGGTCAATCCCCCGCCGTGGGATGCGGCGGTGCGGCTGCCGGTGACCGACGAGCAGAAACGACGCGTCTTCGATCCCGTAAGCGCGCTGATCATGGCCGTTCCGGCCGGCGAGCAGCTCATCGGGCCCTCAGCCTGCAATCGGACCATACCCGTGTTCGACGGCATTGCGCGCTTTGACGTGCGTCTGTCCTATGTCGAGACGCGCAGCGTGCGCATGCGAGGCTACGCGGGTCCGGTGTCGGTCTGCAGCGCGCGCTACTATCCGATCTCGGGCCATCGCCCCGACAGCCAGTCGACGAAATTCATGGCCGATAATCGCGAGATCAGCGTCTGGCTTGCGCCGCTTGCCACCGCCAGAGTCGTCTTTCCGCTACGCATCGATCTCCGTACGGCCGTTGGCATGATGTCGATCGAAGCGTCGGAATTCGAATTCAGGTGA
- the hpnD gene encoding presqualene diphosphate synthase HpnD — MSAVELPNAVDRPPQAVAKKSNFYLAMRILEPARRDAMYAIYGFCRAVDDIADDEGDPVERRRQLDAWRRAIADLFSGRVDPLCAEVAEPTQRFGLERADFEAVIDGMQMDVDEDIRAPDWAKLDLYCERVASAVGRLSLRAFGYAPATTPPGALSEDAKALAHHLGRALQLTNILRDLDEDCARGRLYLPREALLAAGIADFSPASVLAHPALGQVCAEVAARARAHFDVSWNILGKGPGHAVKAPALMAAAYGSILDRLLARGFAPPRGRVSASKVRVLLALLRYAFV, encoded by the coding sequence GTGAGCGCCGTCGAGCTTCCCAACGCGGTCGATCGTCCTCCGCAGGCCGTCGCCAAGAAGAGCAATTTCTATCTGGCGATGCGCATACTGGAGCCGGCGCGGCGCGACGCGATGTATGCGATCTACGGCTTCTGCCGCGCCGTCGACGACATCGCCGACGACGAGGGCGATCCGGTCGAGCGTCGGCGCCAACTGGACGCTTGGCGCAGGGCGATCGCCGATCTCTTTTCGGGGCGCGTCGATCCGCTTTGCGCCGAGGTCGCTGAGCCGACGCAACGTTTCGGCCTGGAGCGCGCCGATTTCGAGGCCGTGATCGACGGCATGCAGATGGATGTCGACGAGGACATTCGCGCGCCGGACTGGGCCAAGCTCGATCTTTATTGCGAGCGCGTCGCGAGCGCGGTCGGCAGGCTTTCTCTGCGCGCCTTCGGCTATGCGCCCGCGACGACGCCGCCTGGCGCGCTCTCTGAGGACGCGAAAGCGCTCGCGCATCATCTGGGGCGCGCGCTGCAGCTCACGAATATCTTGCGCGATCTCGACGAGGATTGCGCGCGCGGGAGGCTGTATCTGCCGCGCGAGGCGCTGTTGGCGGCGGGGATCGCCGATTTCTCGCCCGCGTCGGTTCTCGCGCATCCGGCGCTGGGTCAGGTCTGCGCCGAGGTCGCGGCGCGCGCGCGGGCGCATTTCGACGTGTCTTGGAATATCCTCGGCAAGGGCCCGGGACACGCCGTCAAGGCGCCGGCTTTAATGGCCGCCGCCTATGGCTCGATCCTCGATCGGCTGCTCGCGCGCGGCTTCGCCCCGCCGCGCGGGCGCGTCAGCGCGTCAAAAGTAAGAGTGCTGCTCGCGCTGCTGCGCTACGCCTTTGTTTGA